Proteins from a genomic interval of Polyangia bacterium:
- a CDS encoding outer membrane beta-barrel domain-containing protein → MSRAFGVAVVALILALGLSVPAKAGAPSTVPIRPGAPPAGDPFQGTSDGDQETADGTTDNSPDGGDEEDADESADSALHALTCLEGDTAGAGRRKGVQRRDFLKRHRFEVSGIGGFYASDTLSSTYSYGGALAYFPSEDFGLELLVTRSPVRFRLEEPFSGFDREQHFTPGVAWQGIASMLWSPIHAKMRFSDETIVHSDIFLVVGGGKTFHDSVQGLTWEAGAGIKLYLSRFVTMRIDVRDFLLPQEVLGRGRITNNVTVLAGVSLWLPG, encoded by the coding sequence GTGTCTCGTGCGTTTGGCGTCGCTGTCGTTGCACTGATACTCGCCTTGGGACTGTCGGTCCCGGCCAAGGCGGGGGCACCGTCGACGGTGCCGATCCGGCCCGGCGCCCCCCCGGCCGGCGATCCTTTTCAGGGCACCAGCGACGGCGACCAGGAAACCGCCGACGGGACCACCGACAACAGCCCGGACGGCGGCGACGAGGAGGACGCGGACGAATCCGCTGATTCCGCCTTACATGCGCTTACCTGCCTGGAGGGCGACACCGCCGGCGCGGGCCGCCGCAAGGGCGTGCAGCGCCGCGATTTTCTCAAGCGCCACCGCTTTGAAGTCTCCGGCATCGGCGGCTTTTACGCCTCCGACACCCTGTCGTCGACCTACAGTTATGGCGGCGCCCTGGCGTATTTCCCGTCCGAGGACTTCGGGTTGGAACTGCTGGTCACCCGTTCGCCGGTGCGATTTCGATTGGAGGAGCCGTTCAGCGGCTTCGATCGCGAACAACACTTCACGCCCGGCGTGGCCTGGCAAGGGATCGCGTCGATGTTGTGGTCGCCCATCCACGCCAAGATGCGCTTCTCCGACGAGACCATCGTTCACAGCGACATCTTCCTGGTGGTTGGCGGCGGCAAGACCTTTCACGACAGCGTGCAGGGTCTGACCTGGGAGGCGGGCGCCGGCATCAAGCTTTACCTCTCGCGCTTCGTCACCATGCGCATCGACGTGCGCGACTTCCTGTTGCCGCAAGAGGTGCTGGGGCGCGGGCGCATCACCAACAACGTCACCGTGCTGGCCGGGGTTAGCCTGTGGCTGCCGGGATGA
- a CDS encoding DUF4019 domain-containing protein, translating to MTTLPGAPDGKYVVIQFATSFERKKEAVETITPMQNPTALGRFPGISSSRLPIMTLGGRRRMSISFSTMMISDYPSAVELWQRTEGIGLNESGDQLAVADSLESDRAQSGWPELRARIRRRLSACGINLPRRPESGCHRASGISPTWPQPWPACREHHGDDQQELQRSNTRALLLRSVSRCSA from the coding sequence TTGACCACGCTACCCGGTGCACCTGACGGAAAGTACGTCGTAATTCAGTTCGCCACGTCGTTTGAACGAAAGAAGGAAGCTGTCGAGACCATCACTCCAATGCAGAATCCGACGGCTCTTGGAAGGTTTCCGGGTATTTCATCAAGTAGGCTGCCCATAATGACGTTGGGCGGACGGAGACGCATGAGCATTTCCTTCAGTACGATGATGATCAGTGACTACCCGTCTGCAGTCGAGCTGTGGCAGCGAACGGAGGGAATCGGGCTCAACGAGTCCGGCGACCAACTTGCTGTTGCTGATTCCCTCGAGAGCGATCGTGCCCAGTCTGGGTGGCCCGAGCTGCGAGCTCGCATTCGACGGCGCCTTTCTGCATGCGGAATCAACCTGCCTCGACGACCAGAGTCAGGCTGTCATCGTGCATCAGGGATCAGCCCAACTTGGCCTCAACCCTGGCCAGCTTGCCGTGAACATCACGGCGACGACCAGCAAGAGCTGCAGCGTTCAAACACACGCGCTTTGCTACTCCGTTCCGTGAGCCGCTGCTCCGCCTAA
- a CDS encoding metalloregulator ArsR/SmtB family transcription factor — MVQYARARLDASFAALSDSTRRGVLEQLGQSDSSITTLAEKFHMTLTGMKKHVGVLEQAGLVTTEKVGRVRTCKLGPHRLEAETAWLERHRQLWDARFDELDKVVEELKRKEKVDGRKKRE; from the coding sequence ATGGTTCAGTATGCGCGTGCCCGCCTCGATGCCTCTTTCGCCGCGCTCTCGGATTCCACCCGCCGAGGCGTTCTGGAGCAGCTTGGACAGTCCGACTCTTCGATCACGACCCTGGCCGAGAAGTTCCACATGACTCTCACGGGCATGAAGAAACACGTCGGCGTCTTGGAACAGGCCGGGCTGGTCACCACGGAGAAGGTCGGGCGCGTGCGGACCTGCAAGCTTGGCCCGCACCGTCTGGAGGCAGAGACGGCATGGCTCGAGAGGCACCGCCAGCTCTGGGACGCTCGCTTTGACGAGCTGGACAAGGTTGTCGAGGAATTGAAACGGAAGGAGAAGGTCGATGGACGCAAGAAAAGAGAGTGA
- the dnaE gene encoding DNA polymerase III subunit alpha encodes MAEFTHLHLHTQYSLLDGAIRLDDLFPKVLERGMKQVAITDHGNLFGALDFYQKAKAHGVKPIFGCETYIAPDRHDKTERRSNHLILLAKDNVGWKNLSYLNSMGYLEGFYYNPRIDKKLLREHSQGLIGLSACLGGEVAQTIMRRGAEAGETAAREFEDIFGKGNFFLELQPNGLEEQETVNGHLIEMSKRTGIPLVATNDCHYLNKADARAHEILMCVQQKKTIHDEKRMHHRNDAFFVKTPAEMDAYFAHIPEAMENAARIGELCKVTFDLGQTFLPRFQVPDGYNADTYVFELAREGLRKRIEETHKRGQKIDGDVYAARLELELGVIQKMQFSGYFLIVWDFIRHAKERNIPVGPGRGSGAGSLAAYALRITDIDPILNKLLFERFLNPERVSMPDFDIDFCMNRRDEVIRYVTDKYGKDNVGQIVTMHQIKARSGIRDIARAMALPFAEADKVAKFVPEPIQGKSPPIAEAIEKEPRLKQLYDENATYRELLDIAKGLEGLNRHAGTHAAGVVIGDKPLWEYVPCFRPAGEEGIVTQYDKDMVEKAGLVKFDFLGLKTLTVIQTCLDLVNREKAAAGEGPLDLSAVGTDDAEVYKMISKADVTGVFQLESSGFRELLKKLKPDCFEDIVAAGALYRPGPLEGGMVDDFIDRKHGKKKVEYDHILLEPILRDTYGVIVYQEQVMQISSALAGYSLGKADLLRRAMGKKKAEVMAKEKAGFLDGAKVKQIDSKISERVFDLMEKFAGYGFNRSHSAAYGMLTYQTAYLKRYWPVEFFAGLLTCDKDNTDSVVKFIAEARQSGIEVLRPDVNESDTDFTVVATTVKSATTAGDKGAVKKSIRFGLGAVKGVGEGAVEVIKAARDEGGAFLSLFDFCKRVDGRKVNRKVLEALVKSGAFDGVASNNSVSRARLFAAIGLASDRAAAAQRERESGQTSLLALFGGGGSNGASTSNGSNGHGKSGHGSFIEEDRYPDADEWFPKEILAYEKESLGFYISGHPLDRYAGELRRFTTATTANCTEKGVRADVVLGGIVSNYQERPMKSGNGKYAFFTLEDHFGQIEFIVNSKKVEEYRDILQKDDPLLVYGTVDMPFGEGETARERLRFNDAKLLSEIRRQKSSQLDIHLNADLINDGQMVALEKLLREHTGPCKTQLRLEIPKRSETVLDLGEEYKVAATDDLLARIEMLFGQRVAVLR; translated from the coding sequence ATGGCCGAGTTCACGCATCTGCACCTGCACACGCAGTATAGCCTGCTCGACGGAGCGATACGCCTCGACGACCTGTTCCCGAAGGTGCTGGAACGGGGGATGAAACAGGTGGCCATCACCGACCACGGCAACCTGTTCGGCGCCCTCGACTTCTATCAGAAGGCCAAAGCTCACGGGGTCAAGCCCATCTTCGGCTGCGAGACGTATATCGCCCCCGACCGCCACGACAAGACCGAACGCCGAAGCAATCACCTCATCCTGCTGGCCAAGGACAACGTCGGCTGGAAGAACCTGTCGTACCTGAACTCGATGGGTTACCTGGAAGGGTTTTATTACAACCCGCGCATCGACAAGAAACTTCTGCGCGAGCACAGCCAGGGATTGATCGGCTTGTCGGCGTGCCTCGGCGGCGAGGTGGCGCAGACCATCATGCGCCGCGGAGCCGAGGCCGGCGAGACCGCCGCGCGCGAGTTCGAGGACATCTTCGGCAAGGGCAACTTCTTCTTGGAGCTGCAGCCGAACGGCCTGGAAGAGCAAGAGACGGTGAACGGCCATCTGATCGAGATGTCCAAGCGCACCGGCATCCCGCTGGTGGCCACCAACGACTGTCACTATCTGAACAAGGCCGACGCCCGCGCGCACGAGATCCTGATGTGCGTGCAGCAAAAGAAGACCATCCACGACGAAAAACGCATGCACCATCGCAACGACGCCTTCTTCGTGAAGACGCCGGCGGAGATGGACGCGTACTTCGCGCACATTCCCGAGGCGATGGAGAACGCCGCCCGCATCGGCGAGCTGTGCAAGGTGACGTTCGATCTGGGCCAGACCTTCCTGCCCCGGTTTCAGGTGCCCGACGGCTACAACGCCGACACCTACGTGTTCGAGCTGGCCCGCGAAGGCCTGCGCAAGCGCATCGAGGAGACGCACAAGCGCGGCCAGAAGATCGACGGCGACGTCTACGCCGCCCGGCTGGAGCTGGAGCTGGGCGTCATCCAGAAGATGCAGTTTTCGGGCTATTTTTTGATTGTCTGGGACTTCATCCGTCACGCCAAGGAGCGCAACATTCCGGTCGGCCCGGGCCGCGGCTCCGGTGCCGGATCGCTGGCGGCGTACGCCCTGCGCATCACCGACATCGATCCCATCCTGAACAAGCTGCTGTTCGAGCGCTTCTTGAACCCCGAGCGCGTGTCGATGCCGGACTTCGACATCGACTTTTGCATGAACCGGCGCGACGAGGTCATCCGCTACGTCACCGACAAGTACGGCAAGGACAACGTCGGCCAGATCGTCACCATGCACCAGATCAAGGCGCGCAGCGGGATCCGCGACATCGCCCGCGCCATGGCCTTGCCCTTCGCCGAGGCGGACAAAGTCGCCAAGTTCGTCCCCGAGCCGATCCAGGGCAAATCGCCGCCCATCGCCGAGGCGATCGAAAAAGAGCCGCGTTTAAAACAGCTCTACGACGAGAACGCCACCTATCGCGAGCTTTTGGACATCGCCAAGGGCCTGGAGGGTCTGAACCGCCACGCCGGCACGCACGCCGCCGGCGTGGTCATCGGCGACAAGCCGCTGTGGGAGTACGTGCCGTGCTTCCGGCCGGCCGGCGAAGAGGGCATCGTCACCCAGTACGACAAGGACATGGTCGAGAAGGCCGGCCTGGTGAAGTTCGACTTCCTGGGTTTGAAGACCTTGACCGTCATCCAGACCTGTTTGGATCTGGTCAATCGCGAGAAGGCGGCGGCGGGCGAGGGCCCGCTGGACCTGTCGGCGGTCGGCACCGACGACGCCGAGGTCTACAAGATGATCTCCAAGGCCGACGTCACCGGCGTCTTCCAGCTGGAATCGAGCGGCTTTCGCGAGCTCTTGAAGAAGCTGAAACCCGACTGCTTCGAAGACATCGTGGCAGCGGGCGCGCTTTACCGGCCGGGGCCGCTGGAGGGCGGCATGGTCGACGATTTCATCGACCGCAAGCACGGCAAGAAGAAGGTCGAGTACGACCATATCTTGCTGGAGCCGATCCTCCGCGACACCTACGGCGTCATCGTCTACCAAGAGCAGGTCATGCAGATCTCGTCGGCGCTGGCGGGTTACTCGCTGGGCAAGGCCGACCTTCTTCGCCGGGCCATGGGCAAGAAGAAGGCCGAGGTCATGGCCAAGGAGAAGGCCGGTTTCCTCGACGGCGCCAAGGTCAAGCAGATCGACAGCAAGATCTCCGAGCGCGTCTTCGATCTGATGGAGAAGTTCGCCGGCTACGGCTTCAACCGCAGCCACAGCGCCGCCTACGGCATGCTGACGTATCAGACGGCATACTTGAAACGCTACTGGCCGGTGGAGTTCTTCGCCGGCTTGCTCACCTGCGACAAGGACAACACCGACTCGGTGGTGAAGTTCATCGCCGAAGCGCGACAGAGCGGCATCGAGGTCCTGCGCCCCGACGTCAACGAATCCGACACTGATTTTACCGTCGTCGCGACGACGGTGAAGTCGGCGACGACGGCCGGCGACAAGGGCGCGGTGAAAAAGTCGATCCGCTTCGGTCTGGGCGCGGTGAAAGGCGTCGGCGAAGGCGCGGTCGAGGTGATCAAGGCGGCGCGCGACGAGGGCGGGGCGTTCCTGTCATTGTTCGATTTCTGCAAGCGCGTCGACGGCCGCAAGGTCAACCGCAAGGTGCTGGAGGCGCTGGTCAAGTCGGGCGCCTTCGACGGCGTCGCCAGCAACAACAGCGTGTCGCGCGCGCGGCTGTTCGCCGCCATCGGCCTGGCGTCGGACCGCGCCGCCGCGGCCCAGCGCGAGCGCGAGAGCGGCCAGACGTCACTGCTGGCTTTGTTTGGCGGCGGCGGGAGCAACGGCGCATCCACGTCCAATGGGAGCAATGGCCACGGCAAGAGCGGCCACGGTTCGTTCATCGAAGAAGATCGCTACCCCGACGCCGACGAATGGTTCCCCAAAGAGATTCTCGCCTACGAGAAAGAGTCGTTGGGTTTCTATATCAGCGGCCACCCGCTGGATCGTTACGCGGGCGAGCTGCGGCGCTTCACCACCGCCACCACCGCCAATTGCACCGAGAAGGGCGTGCGCGCCGATGTGGTGCTGGGCGGCATCGTCTCGAATTATCAGGAACGACCGATGAAGAGCGGCAACGGCAAGTACGCCTTCTTCACTTTGGAAGATCATTTCGGGCAGATCGAATTCATCGTGAACAGCAAGAAGGTCGAGGAATACCGCGACATCTTGCAAAAGGACGATCCGCTGCTGGTCTACGGCACCGTCGACATGCCCTTCGGCGAGGGCGAGACCGCGCGCGAGCGCCTGCGCTTCAACGACGCCAAGCTGCTGTCGGAGATCCGGCGGCAGAAAAGCTCGCAGCTGGACATCCACCTCAACGCCGATCTCATCAACGACGGCCAGATGGTGGCCCTGGAAAAGCTGCTGCGTGAACACACCGGGCCCTGCAAGACCCAGCTGCGCCTGGAGATCCCCAAGCGCAGCGAGACCGTGCTGGATCTCGGCGAAGAATACAAAGTCGCCGCCACCGACGACCTGCTGGCCCGGATCGAGATGCTGTTCGGCCAGCGCGTGGCCGTGCTGCGCTAG
- a CDS encoding SDR family NAD(P)-dependent oxidoreductase encodes MNSLAGKVFLITGASAGIGAGLARELGARGAKLVLTARRLDRLQALAAELSPRTSVVTAAADVTVDGDVESAVAAGVAAFGALDGAIANAGFGVVGAAARLTLADYRRQFETNFFGALRTTYAALPELRKTGGRLAFIGSVSGHVSTPRMSPYSSSKFALRGFVQSIHDELASERIAVTLISPGFVVSDIGRVDNQGRLRERDASGAPAWLRMPTDKAARQIIDAIAARRREAIITTHGKLLVWAYRHLPWVVEAVIARGRR; translated from the coding sequence ATGAATTCGCTGGCCGGCAAGGTCTTCCTGATCACCGGCGCGTCGGCGGGCATCGGCGCCGGCCTGGCGCGCGAGCTGGGCGCGCGCGGAGCCAAGCTGGTTCTTACAGCGCGCCGCCTGGATCGTTTGCAAGCACTGGCCGCCGAGCTGTCGCCGCGAACGTCGGTGGTGACCGCCGCCGCCGACGTCACCGTCGACGGGGACGTCGAATCAGCGGTCGCCGCCGGCGTGGCGGCGTTCGGCGCGCTGGACGGCGCCATCGCCAACGCCGGCTTCGGCGTGGTCGGCGCCGCCGCCCGCCTGACGCTGGCCGATTACCGGCGGCAGTTCGAAACCAATTTCTTCGGCGCGTTGCGCACCACTTACGCCGCCTTGCCCGAATTGCGCAAGACCGGCGGCCGTCTGGCCTTCATCGGCAGCGTCAGCGGCCACGTGTCGACGCCGCGCATGTCGCCTTATTCGTCCAGCAAGTTCGCCCTGCGTGGTTTCGTCCAGAGCATCCACGACGAACTGGCCAGCGAGCGAATCGCGGTGACGCTGATTTCGCCCGGGTTCGTGGTCAGCGACATCGGGCGCGTCGACAACCAGGGCCGGCTGCGCGAGCGAGATGCATCGGGCGCCCCCGCCTGGCTGCGCATGCCCACCGACAAAGCCGCCCGCCAGATCATCGACGCCATCGCCGCCCGCCGCCGCGAAGCGATCATCACCACCCACGGCAAGCTGCTGGTATGGGCGTATCGCCATTTGCCGTGGGTGGTGGAGGCGGTGATCGCGCGCGGACGGCGGTGA
- a CDS encoding nucleoside monophosphate kinase — MNRAILLFGYPGSGKGTQGKILSMLPGFRHVAMGDILRGLTAVNPLFAAVHQYLGKGNLVPDSLVMELFSHHLSQMKLAADDLVLVDGIPRNGQQVELLNKVVNVIKIFKLSVYDESIVIDRIRRRAQAQNRTDDASDAIIQNRLEVYRRETESCIDAYPGPILTRIQANQPIFDVHLDIIQALGKMRNIRFQ, encoded by the coding sequence ATGAACCGCGCGATTCTGCTATTCGGGTATCCCGGCAGCGGCAAGGGCACCCAAGGAAAGATCCTGAGCATGTTGCCCGGGTTTCGCCACGTGGCGATGGGCGACATCCTGCGCGGTCTCACCGCCGTCAACCCGCTGTTTGCGGCCGTGCACCAGTACCTGGGCAAAGGCAACCTGGTCCCCGATTCGCTGGTCATGGAGCTGTTTTCGCATCACCTGTCTCAGATGAAATTGGCCGCCGACGATCTGGTGCTGGTCGACGGGATCCCGCGCAACGGCCAGCAGGTCGAGCTGCTGAACAAGGTGGTGAACGTCATCAAGATCTTCAAGCTGTCGGTCTATGACGAATCCATCGTCATCGATCGCATTCGGCGCCGGGCCCAGGCGCAAAACCGCACCGACGACGCCTCCGACGCCATCATCCAGAATCGCCTGGAGGTTTATCGGCGCGAGACCGAGTCGTGCATCGACGCCTATCCAGGCCCCATCTTGACCCGCATCCAGGCCAACCAGCCCATCTTCGACGTCCACCTGGACATCATTCAAGCGCTGGGAAAAATGCGGAACATCCGCTTTCAGTGA
- a CDS encoding outer membrane beta-barrel domain-containing protein, whose amino-acid sequence MTARATALAWTATLLLGAAPAHADEKPAAAGQAGGQAGGDACVDETVKADLFAKRRMRGTRDRLFQQTNRHEFTLRGGYYVSDLLDGTYVVGAAYAYHMTEDLALEASGAYTRLNSSAGSELERSFVLLQNKSRRALLFDADLVWAPAHGKLRVGGSIIHFDPYLAAGGGVVDSVLSSDLAGNGGFGLKFFVGKAMAIRLDLRDHIYRQQLLDRKIVVNDLSTMLGVSLYLPLGE is encoded by the coding sequence ATGACGGCGCGGGCGACGGCGCTGGCCTGGACGGCGACGCTGCTGCTGGGTGCCGCGCCCGCGCACGCCGACGAAAAACCGGCCGCGGCCGGCCAAGCCGGAGGCCAAGCCGGCGGCGATGCCTGCGTCGACGAGACGGTGAAAGCCGATCTGTTCGCCAAGCGGCGGATGCGCGGCACGCGCGATCGCCTGTTTCAACAGACCAATCGCCACGAGTTCACCTTGCGCGGCGGGTATTACGTGTCCGATCTGCTGGACGGCACCTACGTCGTCGGCGCCGCCTACGCGTATCACATGACCGAAGATCTGGCTCTGGAAGCATCCGGGGCCTACACCCGGCTGAATTCTTCGGCCGGATCGGAATTGGAACGGTCGTTCGTGCTGCTGCAAAACAAAAGTCGGCGCGCCCTGCTGTTCGACGCCGATCTGGTGTGGGCGCCGGCGCACGGCAAGCTGCGGGTGGGCGGATCGATCATCCATTTCGATCCGTACCTGGCCGCCGGCGGCGGGGTGGTTGATTCGGTGCTGTCCAGTGACCTGGCCGGCAACGGCGGTTTCGGTTTGAAGTTCTTCGTCGGCAAGGCGATGGCCATCCGTCTGGATCTGCGCGACCACATTTATCGCCAACAGCTTTTGGATCGAAAAATCGTGGTCAACGATCTGTCGACCATGCTGGGCGTCAGCCTGTATTTGCCGTTGGGAGAGTGA
- a CDS encoding IgGFc-binding protein — protein MSTVLITVVASALGCASADVASPADGAAVDGAGTLPPPPCTTATVCDGQTVRACSQDFPGAVLQICDDTQACSAGRCTTLACAAAERGQSLAGCLIYGALADNTDRDDALPSMVIVVNPGNSDTDAQLLVRDSTGLWNNIETVHVPALGAERFDVPNQHVEGVGVGQALAFRLQSDQPLTATLIESDDRTEMSQSTGGTMLLPSQALGNEYMVMTYPQRSLPELSATVGSHDGAGAITVIGTVDGTNVTVHLSATASLAAGGGLPAAGPGGSVDVMLDDGDVLQLDSEDEGSDLSGSEVLSDNPVVVLAGNILTSYGRSGPGINSPDMALEAMWPVRSWSESYVAARLGPQKDTCDSIFGGASSLWRILAAHDDTHVTFDAPLGLAGGVPASELVLGQGEVREILVTSAGSFLIHGNKPIWATQGMDCEGTLSAAVPVDTLWRDYRFALPANFDHELMVVRHDPMPVLLDGVPIAESLFQPAGGTFEAARVAVPPCVGLPSNCLHDLAGTFGLTLRGMDVLCAYALTPFITSRCGPVTGPDCIP, from the coding sequence GTGTCGACTGTTCTGATCACCGTCGTGGCGTCGGCGCTCGGCTGCGCGTCCGCCGACGTGGCGTCGCCCGCTGACGGAGCGGCGGTGGACGGCGCCGGCACTCTGCCGCCGCCGCCGTGCACCACCGCCACGGTGTGCGATGGCCAGACTGTGCGCGCCTGCAGCCAGGATTTTCCCGGCGCCGTCTTGCAGATCTGCGACGACACGCAGGCGTGCAGTGCCGGCCGCTGCACGACCTTGGCCTGCGCCGCTGCCGAGCGCGGACAGTCACTGGCCGGGTGTCTCATCTACGGCGCGCTGGCCGACAACACAGATCGCGACGACGCGCTTCCGTCGATGGTCATCGTGGTCAATCCGGGCAACAGCGACACCGACGCCCAGCTGTTGGTCCGCGACAGCACCGGCCTGTGGAACAACATCGAGACCGTTCACGTGCCGGCGCTGGGAGCGGAACGATTCGACGTTCCCAACCAACATGTGGAAGGCGTGGGCGTGGGCCAGGCGCTGGCCTTTCGTCTGCAAAGCGATCAGCCGTTGACCGCCACGTTGATCGAAAGCGACGACCGCACCGAGATGTCCCAGAGCACCGGCGGCACCATGCTGCTGCCCAGCCAGGCGCTGGGCAACGAGTACATGGTGATGACCTATCCGCAGCGCTCGCTGCCCGAGCTGTCCGCCACCGTCGGCAGCCACGATGGCGCCGGCGCGATCACCGTCATCGGCACCGTCGACGGGACCAACGTGACCGTGCATCTGTCGGCGACGGCGTCGCTGGCCGCGGGCGGCGGATTGCCGGCGGCCGGGCCGGGCGGTTCGGTCGACGTGATGCTGGACGACGGTGACGTCTTGCAACTGGACAGTGAAGACGAGGGCAGCGATCTCAGCGGCAGCGAGGTGCTGTCCGACAACCCGGTGGTCGTGCTGGCGGGCAACATCCTCACCAGCTATGGACGCAGCGGTCCGGGGATCAATTCGCCGGACATGGCGCTGGAGGCGATGTGGCCGGTGCGCAGCTGGAGCGAATCGTACGTGGCGGCCCGCCTCGGTCCGCAGAAGGACACCTGCGATTCGATCTTTGGCGGCGCTTCGTCTTTGTGGCGCATCCTGGCGGCGCACGACGACACGCACGTGACGTTCGATGCGCCTCTGGGCCTGGCCGGCGGCGTACCGGCCAGCGAGCTGGTGCTGGGGCAAGGAGAGGTGCGCGAGATCCTGGTGACCAGCGCCGGAAGCTTTCTCATTCACGGCAACAAACCGATCTGGGCCACGCAAGGAATGGACTGTGAAGGCACCCTGTCCGCCGCCGTTCCGGTCGATACGTTGTGGCGCGACTACCGCTTTGCTTTGCCGGCGAACTTTGATCACGAGCTGATGGTGGTGCGGCACGATCCGATGCCCGTGTTGCTGGATGGGGTGCCCATCGCCGAAAGCCTGTTTCAGCCCGCCGGAGGCACCTTCGAAGCGGCGCGGGTGGCCGTTCCGCCGTGCGTGGGCCTTCCCAGCAACTGCCTGCACGATCTGGCGGGAACGTTCGGCCTGACCCTGCGCGGGATGGATGTGCTGTGCGCGTACGCGCTGACGCCGTTCATCACATCGCGTTGCGGGCCGGTGACAGGACCGGATTGCATTCCCTAG
- a CDS encoding SRPBCC family protein, whose translation MKNPTTVERKSERELVVTRTINGPARIVFEAWTKPELLKQWWVPKSFGVSLLSCEADVRVGGRYRFVFGQGDAKPMAFFGKYVEVTPPSRLVWTNDEAEGGGPVTTLTFEEKAGKTLLVMHDLYPSKEALDAAMASGEKSGMGETFDQLDELLVALGAPVRKQ comes from the coding sequence ATGAAGAATCCCACCACGGTTGAACGGAAGTCCGAGCGTGAGCTGGTCGTCACGCGAACCATCAACGGCCCGGCGCGCATCGTGTTCGAGGCGTGGACCAAGCCCGAGCTGCTCAAGCAGTGGTGGGTACCAAAGTCGTTTGGCGTGTCCTTGCTTTCCTGCGAGGCGGACGTGCGTGTCGGGGGCCGATACCGTTTCGTCTTCGGCCAAGGTGACGCGAAGCCGATGGCGTTCTTCGGTAAGTACGTCGAAGTGACACCGCCCTCGCGCCTGGTCTGGACCAATGACGAAGCTGAAGGCGGTGGCCCTGTCACCACACTGACTTTCGAAGAAAAAGCAGGCAAGACGCTGCTGGTGATGCACGACCTATATCCCTCGAAGGAAGCTCTCGACGCTGCCATGGCCTCCGGGGAGAAGAGTGGGATGGGCGAAACGTTCGATCAACTAGACGAGCTTCTCGTCGCCCTTGGCGCGCCGGTGCGCAAGCAGTAG
- a CDS encoding glutathione S-transferase family protein: protein MTITITAFERSPDGGMGLARDTRVRWALEEVGQPYEVRLVSFPALKEPAHLALHPFGAIPTYEEGDLALFETGAIVFHIAERYAGLLRHDANARARAITWMFAALNTVEPPILEFANARLFERDKPWYEERMPLVQDRVRGRLTPLSTRLGDADWLDGAFSAGDLMMVSVLLRLKPSGFLAEFPKLAAYVARGEARPAYQRAFAAQLAINTAKPA, encoded by the coding sequence ATGACCATCACCATTACTGCCTTTGAGCGTTCACCCGATGGCGGCATGGGACTGGCGCGTGATACGCGCGTTCGCTGGGCGCTTGAGGAAGTGGGCCAGCCATACGAAGTGCGCCTGGTTTCGTTTCCGGCGTTGAAGGAACCGGCGCATCTGGCGCTTCATCCTTTCGGCGCAATTCCGACCTATGAGGAAGGCGATCTGGCGCTGTTCGAGACCGGGGCGATCGTGTTTCACATCGCCGAGCGATATGCGGGCTTGCTTCGGCACGATGCCAACGCTCGGGCGCGCGCGATCACCTGGATGTTTGCCGCGCTCAACACGGTGGAGCCGCCGATCCTCGAATTTGCAAACGCCAGGCTGTTCGAGCGCGACAAGCCCTGGTACGAGGAACGCATGCCGCTGGTTCAGGATCGCGTCCGCGGCCGGCTGACGCCACTTTCCACCCGCCTCGGCGATGCCGACTGGCTCGACGGTGCCTTCAGCGCGGGCGACCTGATGATGGTGTCGGTGCTGCTCAGGTTGAAACCATCGGGCTTTCTGGCCGAATTTCCGAAGCTGGCGGCCTACGTCGCCCGTGGCGAAGCGCGCCCCGCTTACCAGCGGGCGTTCGCCGCGCAACTGGCGATCAACACCGCCAAGCCAGCATGA